A single window of Crassostrea angulata isolate pt1a10 chromosome 8, ASM2561291v2, whole genome shotgun sequence DNA harbors:
- the LOC128158271 gene encoding uncharacterized shell protein 6-like has translation MDGTCRTLTVFLILALCASTVYPCRCNCNDVCICDCEFPAPTNGCKADFSLRGAVLTEKVVTVKGLLKREYIIDVLQYYKKPKGVRHQVRLITPLHTASCGVPLKLGEIYVLSGKLTGKLFQTDQCQYNRLYSSVPIFQREHLFC, from the exons ATGGACGGAACTTGTCGCACCCTCACCGTTTTCCTCATACTTGCTCTCTGCGCCAGCACGGTTTACCCCTGTCGGTGTAACTGCAATGATGTGTGTATCTGCGATTGTGAATTCCCGGCACCAACTAATGGCTGCAAAGCTGATTTTT CACTGCGAGGCGCTGTTCTGACGGAAAAAGTTGTGACGGTGAAAGGCCTTCTGAAAAGAGAGTACATTATCGATGTTCTTCAATATTATAAG AAACCAAAGGGGGTAAGACACCAGGTGAGACTTATTACACCTCTACACACGGCGTCTTGTGGGGTGCCTCTTAAACTTGGCGAAATCTACGTCCTCTCTG gAAAACTGACCGGCAAACTCTTCCAAACAGACCAGTGTCAATATAATCGGCTTTATAGTTCAGTTCCAATTTTCCAAAGGGAACACCTCTTTTGTTAG